One Hemibagrus wyckioides isolate EC202008001 linkage group LG07, SWU_Hwy_1.0, whole genome shotgun sequence DNA segment encodes these proteins:
- the ugt5g1 gene encoding UDP glucuronosyltransferase 5 family, polypeptide G1 isoform X1, which yields MSQSPVHTRKKNTERRFRGIACIPPDYDMFIHDHIIQVNLDLTLHRHCRLVAWKQSACTFWNMGMNAKQLLFFSCLLSVTSCCNGGRILVFPEDGSHWVNMQVILKELHARGHSLTVVRSSKSWYIQDSSPLYTFISVNLTNTEEGSSGLFETLLERSLALRRMTPILRFFEQQKDVMAILKIFHSGALSIISTILDDAALMGKLQDAKFDLLLTDPAFPAGVLLAHYLHLPMVYNVRWLNAGDAHMAIAPSTPSYVPMYNSLFSDRMDFLQRTENFLRYMVSLLQEQFVILPIYDELLKRHFPPGSDLLTMQRSADIWLMRVDFIFEYPRPSVPNVVYIGGFQCRPAEPILPELEEFMQSSGEHGVVVMSLGVMVTALPKQITEAIAAAFAKLPQKVIWRYVGERPSSLGNNTLLLEWLPQNNLLGHPRTCAFVSHGGNNGIYEAIYHGIPVLLLPLLFDQFDNAIRLETRGAARVLEVSTLTSEEFLEALKDVIKNPSYRSNIQKLSELHRDQLIPPLDSATFWIEYVMRHKGAQHLYSEGTRLPWYSYHNLDVVGFLLVIIITVLWATVYLVKFLCCTRDRKQKTE from the exons ATGTCCCAATCTCCAGTTcacacaaggaaaaaaaacacagaaagaagATTCCGCGGGATCGCTTGCATTCCGCCTGATTACGACATGTTTATACATGACCACATAATTCAGGTCAATTTGGATCTCACATTACACAGACACTGCAGACTGGTGGCTTGGAAACAGTCTGCCTGCA CTTTCTGGAACATGGGAATGAATGCAAAGCAGctcctcttcttctcctgcCTTCTTTCTGTGACCAGCTGTTGCAATGGTGGCAGAATCTTAGTGTTTCCAGAAGACGGCAGCCACTGGGTGAATATGCAGGTCATACTCAAGGAGTTGCACGCCCGTGGCCACAGTCTGACAGTGGTACGGTCTTCAAAAAGCTGGTACATTCAGGACAGTTCTCCTCTCTACACATTTATTAGTGTTAACCTCACTAACACAGAAGAAGGTAGCTCAGGGTTATTTGAGACCTTGCTGGAACGGTCACTAGCTTTACGTAGGATGACACCGATCCTGCGCTTTTTTGAACAGCAGAAGGACGTGATGGCCATACTGAAGATATTCCACAGTGGAGCCCTTAGTATTATTTCTACCATACTGGATGACGCAGCACTGATGGGAAAACTGCAGGATGCTAAGTTTGACCTATTGCTCACTGACCCTGCTTTCCCTGCAGGGGTTCTCCTGGCCCACTATCTCCACTTACCCATGGTGTATAATGTACGCTGGCTCAATGCAGGAGATGCGCATATGGCCATTGCTCCATCGACGCCATCTTACGTTCCCATGTACAACTCATTATTCAGTGACAGAATGGACTTCCTGCAGAGGACCGAGAACTTCCTTCGCTATATGGTCAGCCTCCTCCAGGAACAATTTGTTATCCTACCCATTTATGATGAATTGCTCAAGAGGCACTTTCCACCAGGGTCAGACCTTCTCACCATGCAGCGTTCAGCAGATATTTGGTTGATGCGTGTTGACTTTATTTTTGAGTACCCACGCCCTAGCGTGCCTAATGTGGTCTACATAGGTGGCTTCCAGTGTCGCCCAGCTGAACCCATTCTTCCAGAGCTGGAGGAGTTTATGCAGAGTTCTGGGGAGCATGGCGTGGTGGTCATGTCCCTTGGAGTCATGGTCACTGCTCTGCCCAAACAAATCACAGAAGCCATTGCAGCTGCTTTTGCTAAGCTACCTCAGAAAGTCATATGGAGGTATGTAGGTGAGCGACCTTCGTCTCTGGGTAACAACACTTTGCTTCTTGAATGGCTTCCTCAAAATAATCTCCTGGGGCACCCGAGGACGTGTGCATTCGTGTCTCATGGTGGCAACAATGGTATCTACGAAGCTATCTATCATGGGATTCCAGTGTTGCTTCTGCCACTTCTCTTTGATCAGTTCGACAACGCAATTCGACTGGAAACCCGAGGTGCTGCACGTGTGCTTGAGGTCAGCACATTGACTTCTGAAGAATTCCTTGAAGCCCTCAAGGATGTCATTAAGAATCCATCTTACAGAAGCAACATTCAAAAACTCTCAGAGCTTCACCGTGATCAGCTTATTCCTCCTCTAGACAGTGCCACATTCTGGATTGAGTATGTCATGAGGCACAAAGGAGCTCAACACCTGTACTCTGAAGGAACTAGACTTCCATGGTACTCCTACCATAATCTAGATGTGGTAGGTTTTCTGTTAGTCATCATTATAACTGTACTCTGGGCCACGGTATATCTTGTTAAATTTCTTTGTTGTACACGAGACAGGAAGCAAAAGACTGAGTGA
- the LOC131355665 gene encoding cornifelin homolog B-like isoform X2: MERLPVELTVVRSQPGPVSDGQWSTGLCECYGDMSDCCFALWCLPVFACKTSRAAGGCVCLPLLDCVSCVPPASLAMRAAVRERYGIEGSVYSDCFYGCCCYPLSWCQISREIKRRAAALSNAQTSSYSSSSSKRWHVPLFHLSNAHLV, translated from the exons ATGGAAAGACTCCCTGTAGAGCTGACAGTGGTACGGTCTCAGCCTGGTCCAGTTTCTGATGGTCAGTGGAGCACAGGACTATGTGAATGTTATGGGGACATGAGCGACT GTTGCTTTGCTCTCTGGTGTttgcctgtgtttgcatgtaaGACAAGCAGAGCTGcaggaggatgtgtgtgtttgcctctgCTGGACTGCGTGAGCTGTGTGCCTCCAGCGTCCCTCGCTATGCGTGCTGCAGTAAGAGAACGCTATGGCATagag GGCAGTGTCTATAGCGATTGTTTCTATGGCTGCTGTTGTTATCCTCTGTCCTGGTGTCAGATTTCTCGAGAGATTAAGAGAAGAGCAGCTGCCCTGTCCAATGCCCAGACTTCATCATATTCTTCTTCCTCATCTAAAAGATGGCATGTGCCACTCTTCCATCTGTCTAACGCTCACCTTGTATAG
- the LOC131355665 gene encoding uncharacterized protein LOC131355665 isoform X1, which yields MERLPVELTVVRSQPGPVSDGQWSTGLCECYGDMSDCCFALWCLPVFACKTSRAAGGCVCLPLLDCVSCVPPASLAMRAAVRERYGIEWKNPSTELDKALTSLMHLLFGKHELRKYKENELISEPHELDVFVLATCACFLNIYLFFLRSTCLLS from the exons ATGGAAAGACTCCCTGTAGAGCTGACAGTGGTACGGTCTCAGCCTGGTCCAGTTTCTGATGGTCAGTGGAGCACAGGACTATGTGAATGTTATGGGGACATGAGCGACT GTTGCTTTGCTCTCTGGTGTttgcctgtgtttgcatgtaaGACAAGCAGAGCTGcaggaggatgtgtgtgtttgcctctgCTGGACTGCGTGAGCTGTGTGCCTCCAGCGTCCCTCGCTATGCGTGCTGCAGTAAGAGAACGCTATGGCATagag TGGAAAAACCCTTCAACAGAACTGGACAAAGCATTGACATCACTGATGCATTTGCTCTTTGGGAAGCATGAACTGAGGAAATATAAGGAGAATGAACTCATCTCGGAGCCCCATGAactggatgtttttgttttggcaACCTGTGCATGCTTTTTGAATATTTACTTGTTTTTCCTCAGGAGCACTTGCTTGCTCAGCTGA
- the LOC131356429 gene encoding cornifelin homolog B-like produces MATKMVIQQPRPIAVAPGSDQWTTSICECDNVNECCFSVWCFPCFACITARDHGECLCLPLLDIFGLIPPATLSMRVSTRKRYGITDTICNDCVYTFFCGPCSWCQIRREMKARLHPVTLLNNRPTG; encoded by the exons ATGGCTACTAAGATGGTAATCCAGCAGCCGAGGCCAATTGCAGTGGCACCTGGTTCGGACCAGTGGACCACCAGCATCTGCGAGTGTGATAACGTCAACGAAT GCTGTTTCTCGGTGTGGTGCTTTCCTTGCTTCGCCTGCATCACAGCTCGAGATCATGGTGAATGTCTCTGCCTCCCTCTGCTGGATATATTCGGCCTCATCCCACCAGCTACTCTGTCTATGAGGGTATCAACACGCAAACGCTATGGCATTAcg GACACTATTTGCAACGACTGCGTGTATACTTTCTTCTGCGGCCCATGCAGCTGGTGTCAAATCAGACGTGAGATGAAGGCCAGACTTCATCCTGTTACACTGCTGAACAACAGGCCAACAGGCTAA
- the ugt5g1 gene encoding UDP glucuronosyltransferase 5 family, polypeptide G1 isoform X2, translated as MGMNAKQLLFFSCLLSVTSCCNGGRILVFPEDGSHWVNMQVILKELHARGHSLTVVRSSKSWYIQDSSPLYTFISVNLTNTEEGSSGLFETLLERSLALRRMTPILRFFEQQKDVMAILKIFHSGALSIISTILDDAALMGKLQDAKFDLLLTDPAFPAGVLLAHYLHLPMVYNVRWLNAGDAHMAIAPSTPSYVPMYNSLFSDRMDFLQRTENFLRYMVSLLQEQFVILPIYDELLKRHFPPGSDLLTMQRSADIWLMRVDFIFEYPRPSVPNVVYIGGFQCRPAEPILPELEEFMQSSGEHGVVVMSLGVMVTALPKQITEAIAAAFAKLPQKVIWRYVGERPSSLGNNTLLLEWLPQNNLLGHPRTCAFVSHGGNNGIYEAIYHGIPVLLLPLLFDQFDNAIRLETRGAARVLEVSTLTSEEFLEALKDVIKNPSYRSNIQKLSELHRDQLIPPLDSATFWIEYVMRHKGAQHLYSEGTRLPWYSYHNLDVVGFLLVIIITVLWATVYLVKFLCCTRDRKQKTE; from the coding sequence ATGGGAATGAATGCAAAGCAGctcctcttcttctcctgcCTTCTTTCTGTGACCAGCTGTTGCAATGGTGGCAGAATCTTAGTGTTTCCAGAAGACGGCAGCCACTGGGTGAATATGCAGGTCATACTCAAGGAGTTGCACGCCCGTGGCCACAGTCTGACAGTGGTACGGTCTTCAAAAAGCTGGTACATTCAGGACAGTTCTCCTCTCTACACATTTATTAGTGTTAACCTCACTAACACAGAAGAAGGTAGCTCAGGGTTATTTGAGACCTTGCTGGAACGGTCACTAGCTTTACGTAGGATGACACCGATCCTGCGCTTTTTTGAACAGCAGAAGGACGTGATGGCCATACTGAAGATATTCCACAGTGGAGCCCTTAGTATTATTTCTACCATACTGGATGACGCAGCACTGATGGGAAAACTGCAGGATGCTAAGTTTGACCTATTGCTCACTGACCCTGCTTTCCCTGCAGGGGTTCTCCTGGCCCACTATCTCCACTTACCCATGGTGTATAATGTACGCTGGCTCAATGCAGGAGATGCGCATATGGCCATTGCTCCATCGACGCCATCTTACGTTCCCATGTACAACTCATTATTCAGTGACAGAATGGACTTCCTGCAGAGGACCGAGAACTTCCTTCGCTATATGGTCAGCCTCCTCCAGGAACAATTTGTTATCCTACCCATTTATGATGAATTGCTCAAGAGGCACTTTCCACCAGGGTCAGACCTTCTCACCATGCAGCGTTCAGCAGATATTTGGTTGATGCGTGTTGACTTTATTTTTGAGTACCCACGCCCTAGCGTGCCTAATGTGGTCTACATAGGTGGCTTCCAGTGTCGCCCAGCTGAACCCATTCTTCCAGAGCTGGAGGAGTTTATGCAGAGTTCTGGGGAGCATGGCGTGGTGGTCATGTCCCTTGGAGTCATGGTCACTGCTCTGCCCAAACAAATCACAGAAGCCATTGCAGCTGCTTTTGCTAAGCTACCTCAGAAAGTCATATGGAGGTATGTAGGTGAGCGACCTTCGTCTCTGGGTAACAACACTTTGCTTCTTGAATGGCTTCCTCAAAATAATCTCCTGGGGCACCCGAGGACGTGTGCATTCGTGTCTCATGGTGGCAACAATGGTATCTACGAAGCTATCTATCATGGGATTCCAGTGTTGCTTCTGCCACTTCTCTTTGATCAGTTCGACAACGCAATTCGACTGGAAACCCGAGGTGCTGCACGTGTGCTTGAGGTCAGCACATTGACTTCTGAAGAATTCCTTGAAGCCCTCAAGGATGTCATTAAGAATCCATCTTACAGAAGCAACATTCAAAAACTCTCAGAGCTTCACCGTGATCAGCTTATTCCTCCTCTAGACAGTGCCACATTCTGGATTGAGTATGTCATGAGGCACAAAGGAGCTCAACACCTGTACTCTGAAGGAACTAGACTTCCATGGTACTCCTACCATAATCTAGATGTGGTAGGTTTTCTGTTAGTCATCATTATAACTGTACTCTGGGCCACGGTATATCTTGTTAAATTTCTTTGTTGTACACGAGACAGGAAGCAAAAGACTGAGTGA
- the si:dkey-165a24.9 gene encoding probable G-protein coupled receptor 132 — protein sequence MFMNLTNGSCHIPLETDRVGLTYIYSLAFSLGLPANLLSLWGLYQLGRSSGVGTQLVYILNLLLSDLLQLLTLPLWILYLQRAHRWPYGPIACQLVGYVFYVNVYASIAFLCLIALDRCLAIVYPLSSRSVRKVRLSAFSGVVVWTLVFLFCLIGLYPSVFEPQKGLCLEQYPVTPRYAYFKIATVVLGFLMPCSILGYTSARIGVTLHNSPSISDHERNKIVGTLTVITIIFIVVFGPYHMVEGYRFVALLLTEDQCMLERSIYLYYRICYGLTSLNTLLDPLFYIFLCQNARLELQRSLPCLPLPRRSEGP from the exons ATGTTTATGA ACCTGACAAATGGAAGCTGCCACATTCCTCTGGAGACAGATCGGGTTGGACTAACCTACATTTACAGCCTGGCCTTCTCTCTGGGACTGCCAGCAAACCTGCTTTCTCTGTGGGGACTTTACCAGCTGGGCCGCTCAAGCGGAGTTGGAACTCAGCTGGTTTATATCCTCAACCTCCTGCTGTCAGATCTCCTTCAGTTGCTCACCTTGCCTCTGTGGATCCTCTATCTACAGAGAGCACATCGCTGGCCCTATGGTCCCATCGCCTGTCAGCTGGTGGGCTATGTCTTCTACGTGAACGTCTATGCAAGCATCGCCTTTCTGTGTCTCATAGCACTGGACCGTTGTCTGGCCATTGTGTACCCACTGAGCAGCCGCAGTGTGAGGAAGGTACGGCTGtctgcgttctctggagtggtTGTCTGGACTCTTGTATTCCTGTTCTGCTTAATTGGTCTCTACCCATCTGTATTTGAGCCTCAGAAGGGCTTGTGTCTGGAGCAGTATCCTGTCACCCCAAGATACGCTTACTTTAAAATAGCCACGGTGGTACTGGGTTTTCTGATGCCATGCTCTATACTTGG CTACACTTCTGCCAGAATCGGGGTCACACTCCACAACTCCCCCTCCATCTCTGATCACGAGCGCAACAAAATTGTGGGCACTCTAAcggtcatcaccatcatcttcatcgtGGTCTTCGGCCCCTATCACATGGTGGAAGGTTATAGATTTGTAGCGCTGCTTCTAACTGAAGACCAGTGTATGTTAGAGCGCTCCATCTACCTGTACTACAGGATCTGCTACGGATTAACCAGCCTTAACACGCTGTTAGATCCCCTCTTCTATATATTCCTTTGTCAGAATGCTCGTCTTGAGCTCCAGAGATCTCTCCCCTGCCTCCCATTACCGCGCAGGTCTGAGGGTCCATGA
- the LOC131356449 gene encoding PLAC8-like protein 1 — translation MATKMVIDQPKPVVITPSGEQWSSGICECDSICDCCFAFWCYPIFNCITAKDHGECLCLPLLECWGLIPPITMAMRVSTRLTYGIEDTICNDCVYACCCGPCSWCQIRREMKSRHHPITSFQRRK, via the exons ATGGCGACCAAGATGGTCATCGATCAGCCCAAGCCGGTTGTAATCACTCCAAGTGGGGAACAGTGGTCTAGTGGCATCTGCGAGTGTGACAGCATCTGTGACT gttgCTTCGCATTCTGGTGTTACCCCATCTTCAACTGCATCACAGCCAAGGACCATGGCGAGTGTTTGTGCCTACCTCTGCTAGAGTGCTGGGGACTCATCCCACCCATTACCATGGCCATGAGAGTGTCTACCAGACTCACCTATGGCATCGAG GACACCATATGCAACGACTGCGTGTACGCCTGCTGCTGTGGTCCATGCTCCTGGTGCCAAATAAGGCGAGAGATGAAGTCCCGTCACCATCCTATCACAAGCTTCCAGAGAAGGAAATAA
- the LOC131355572 gene encoding cornifelin homolog B-like: MAKMVVQQPQPIVTTTASYSNQWGTGICDCCENMAECCFAFWCFPCFACSTSRKFGECLCLPLLDGFGLIPPITLGMRAKMRERYGIEGSMCNDCLYSFFCLPCVWCQMSREMKLRGHSITFINSRAR, translated from the exons ATGGCGAAGATGGTCGTGCAGCAACCTCAGCCTATCGTGACGACGACTGCATCATACTCCAATCAGTGGGGTACAGGAATCTGTGACTGCTGTGAAAATATGGCAGAGT GTTGTTTCGCCTTTTGGTGTTTCCCCTGTTTCGCCTGCAGTACGTCGAGGAAGTTTGGCGAGTGTTTGTGTCTACCACTGCTCGACGGTTTTGGCTTGATTCCCCCAATTACCCTGGGCATGAGGGCAAAAATGCGCGAGCGCTATGGCATTGAG GGATCTATGTGCAATGACTGCCTCTATTCATTCTTCTGCCTTCCCTGCGTATGGTGCCAAATGTCACGAGAGATGAAACTACGTGGTCATTCCATCACATTTATAAACTCTCGAGCAAGATGA